TCGCGCACGAGGCGGTTCAGGGTGGCGCCCATGCGCCCGGTGACGCCCGTGAGGACGGTGCGAATCATGGGGAGGCGTCTCCTAGCCCTGGAGCAGGCCCAGCTTGCGCAGCTCGGCCTCCAGCTTCCGGGCGTTGGGCTCGGTCATGGGAACCAGCGGCAGGCGGACCTCGGGACCGAACAGCCCCAGGGCGTGCAGCGCCCACTTCACGGGGATGGGGCTGGACTCGACGAAGAGCAGCCGGTGCAGCTCGTTCATCCGCACCTGGAGCGCCCGCGCCTGCTCGAACCGCCCGGCGCGCGCGGCCGCCACCAGGTCCGCCATCATCCGGGGCGCCACGTTCGAGGACACGGAGATGACGCCCTTGCCTCCGCACGCGATGAAGGGCAGCACGGTGAAGTCGTCTCCGGACAGCAGCGTCAACCGATCGCCGCACTTCTCCACCAGGTCCACCGCGCGGGGCATGTTGCCCGTGGCCTCCTTGATGGCCACCACCTCGGGCACGTCGCACAGCCGCAGCACCGTCTCCGGCAACAGGTCCACGCCGGTGCGGCCCGGCACGTTGTAGACGACGATGGGAAAGCCCGGATGGGCGCGGGCCACGGCCTTGTAGTGCTCCACCAGGCCCGCCTGCGTGGGCTTGTTGTAGTAGGGCGTCACGAGCAGCGCGCCGTCCGCCCCCACGTCCCGCGCGAGCCGCACGCCCGCGATCGTCTCCGCGGTGCTGTTGGAGCCCGCGCCCGCCACCACGGGCGCCCGGCCGGCCGCCTCGTCCACCGCCACGCGGATGGCGCGCTGGCGCTCCTCGGCGGACATCGTCACCGCCTCGCCCGTCGTCCCCATGGGGATGAGCCCACTGGTGCCCCCCGCGAGTTGCTGGCGGATGAGCGCCCGGTAGGCTCCCTCGTCGAACGCTCCCTGCCGGAACGGCGTGGCGAGCGCGGTCATCGAGCCTTCGAAAGTCTTCATACAGCGGCTTATACGGTCAGGGGCTCTCGCCGCGCCAGAGGTCCTCGACGCGCTCGCGCTCGCGCACCACCCGCCATGCACTCCCGTCAACCATCACCTCGGCCGGGCGGGGTCGTGAGTTGTAGGTGGAGGCCATGCTCATGCCATAGGCCCCGGCGCTCATGAAGGCATACAGCTCGCCCTGCCGGGGCAACACCAGCGGTCGCTGTCGGGCGAGCACGTCGGTGGACTCGCACACCGGACCCACCACGTCCACGTCCACGGCCTTGCCCCGCCGCTGCACCAGGGGCTGGAGGCCATGGTGCGCGTCATAGAGGGCGGGCCGCATCAGATCGTTCATCCCCGCGTCCACCACCACGAACTGCCGCGCGGGCGTCTTCTTGCGGAAGAGCACGCGGGTGAGCAGCACGCCGGCATTGCCCACCACCGAGCGGCCGGGCTCGAAGACGAGCGTGGCGCCCGTGGACCCCACCGCCGAGAGGATGGTGCGCGCGTACTCGGCGGTCGAGGGCGGCTTCTCCTCGGTGTAGGTGATGCCCAGGCCACCGCCCACGTCCAGGTAGCGCAGCCCATGCCCCTGCGCCTTGAGCTCCTGGTAGAGCCCGCCCACCTTGGTGAGCGCGGCCTTGAAGGGCGACGTCAGGGTGATCTGCGAGCCGATGTGACAGTCCAGACCCACCGCCTCCAGGCCCTTCATCTTCCGGGCGCGGGAGTAGAGCCCCACGGCCTCCTCGAAGGGGACGCCGAACTTGGACGTCTTCAGGCCGGTGGCGATGTAGCGGTGGGTGCGCGCGTCCACGTTGGGGTTGACGCGGATGGCGAAGGGCGCGCGCCTGCCCTGGGCCCGGCCCACCGCGTCGAGCAGCTCCAGCTCCTCGGGGCTCTCCACGTTGAAGAAGAGGATGCCGGCGGCGAGCGCCGCGGCCATCTCCTCGGCCGTCTTGCCCACTCCGGCGAACACCGTCTTGCCCGGCTCGCCCCCGGCCGCCTTCACCCGGGCCAGCTCTCCACCCGAGACGATGTCGAAGCCACTGCCCTCCTCCGCCAG
Above is a window of Cystobacter fuscus DNA encoding:
- the dapA gene encoding 4-hydroxy-tetrahydrodipicolinate synthase is translated as MKTFEGSMTALATPFRQGAFDEGAYRALIRQQLAGGTSGLIPMGTTGEAVTMSAEERQRAIRVAVDEAAGRAPVVAGAGSNSTAETIAGVRLARDVGADGALLVTPYYNKPTQAGLVEHYKAVARAHPGFPIVVYNVPGRTGVDLLPETVLRLCDVPEVVAIKEATGNMPRAVDLVEKCGDRLTLLSGDDFTVLPFIACGGKGVISVSSNVAPRMMADLVAAARAGRFEQARALQVRMNELHRLLFVESSPIPVKWALHALGLFGPEVRLPLVPMTEPNARKLEAELRKLGLLQG
- the lysA gene encoding diaminopimelate decarboxylase; translation: MTAFTYRKRVLHAEHVPLPAIAEAVGTPTYVYSSAALRSHFRAVTESFGEHPHLVCYSVKANSTLAVLCLLAEEGSGFDIVSGGELARVKAAGGEPGKTVFAGVGKTAEEMAAALAAGILFFNVESPEELELLDAVGRAQGRRAPFAIRVNPNVDARTHRYIATGLKTSKFGVPFEEAVGLYSRARKMKGLEAVGLDCHIGSQITLTSPFKAALTKVGGLYQELKAQGHGLRYLDVGGGLGITYTEEKPPSTAEYARTILSAVGSTGATLVFEPGRSVVGNAGVLLTRVLFRKKTPARQFVVVDAGMNDLMRPALYDAHHGLQPLVQRRGKAVDVDVVGPVCESTDVLARQRPLVLPRQGELYAFMSAGAYGMSMASTYNSRPRPAEVMVDGSAWRVVRERERVEDLWRGESP